A genomic window from Plasmodium cynomolgi strain B DNA, scaffold: 0850, whole genome shotgun sequence includes:
- a CDS encoding hypothetical protein (putative), translated as ECKEYHPEEILPEFICYQDMLKKENEKAQAHAQDQTQAKIQPQKIASSSLLQISFTETPDSITSNGTKAGNAFLGVMITSMTSGALYKV; from the coding sequence CCCAGAGGAGATATTACCTGAGTTTATATGTTACCAGGATAtgctaaaaaaggaaaatgagaaagcgCAAGCACATGCACAAGATCAAACACAAGCAAAAATTCAACCACAAAAAATAGCATCTTCATCCCTTCTCCAAATAAGTTTTACAGAAACTCCTGATTCTATTACCTCCAATGGTACAAAAGCTGGCAATGCGTTCCTTGGAGTAATGATAACTTCTATGACCTCTGGtgctttatataaagtat